A stretch of Paludisphaera borealis DNA encodes these proteins:
- a CDS encoding beta strand repeat-containing protein, which produces MNIDLLEDRLAPAVFPVISALDAGPGTLRQAILDASGNAEADTIVFDPSLAGQTITLTSNSANSAFGPTALTIVNDDITIDGSAAPMLTISGNDAHRIFAVGSGASLTLQNITLTGGRAQGGDGGSSAPGPGGGGAAGLGGAVYVYAGNLTLVNSTLTSNTAQGGAGGAGSISPNIAGGGGGVGGSGGSGTLLNVGGGGGVGGPGGSMIGIGPGGANENGDQAASGNGTLGGGGAGGTVGGDGLALSSGGFGGGGGGGSGGAGGAAGFGGGGGGGTSSGGVGGFGGGGGGGTSSGGVGGFGGGAGALGGGGGGGAGMGGAIFANGGVVTIENSTFTANFAIGGAAGVGGTPAAGLGYGGALFGYNSTITVNSTTISANSATAGTGIFNLGDGTTATIVLNNSIVGQAASVGPDFIGDTTNSGTNTSSGVGNLIRSAVGFGGTIAETADPELGVLAANGGPTMTMLPSGTSPVLAGGDVAANTLLTDQRGLARVYAGVIDIGAVQATQAIAPVITTADNASFATGSPGTFTIIATASPDATITYTGALPTGLSFIDNGDGSASLVGTPAAGQVGVYNLVVTAANGALPDAIQNFTLTVSPAITLTPSTLPAAAVDSAYSQLLTASGGSGSGYVFSATGLPDGLSIDANGLITGTPTTTTGSPFSFDVEVTDNASTFTMSFTLAVNPALAITPGTVPQAALGSLYNQQLTATGGSGVGYVFSASGLPAGLSIDASGLITGTPTDNSASPYTVDVTVTDDSGASTVQSYTLTVNLALAITPGTVPQAALGSAYSQQLTATGGSGVGYVFSASGLPAGLSIDAAGLITGTPTDNSASPYTVDVTVVDDQGASFTHQYSIVVNQALAITPAAVPQAALGSVYSQQLTATGGSGVGYVFSASGLPAGLEIDAAGLITGTPTTNAGSPYTVDVTVVDNNGASFTQQYSIVVNQALAITPAAVPQAALGSVYSQQLTASGGSGVGYVFSASGLPAGLSIDANGLITGTPTTNAASPYTVDVTVVDDQGASFTHQYSIVVNAALAITPAMVPNPTVGSAYSQQLTATGGSGVGYVFSSVNLPTGLSIDAAGLITGTPTTNAGSPFTVDVTVVDDQGASFSQQYLVTVNAALAVTPGTVAQAALGSAYSQQLTATGGSGVGYVFSAVGLPTGLEIDANGLITGTPTTNAGSPYTVDVTVVDNNGASFTQQYSIVVNAALAVTPVTVAQAALGSAYSQQLTASGGSGVGYVFSASGLPAGLSIDASGLITGTPTDNSASPYLVDVTVVDDQGASFTHQYSIVVNQALAVTPLTLPNPTVGSVYSQQLTATGGSGVGYVFSASGLPTGLEIDASGLITGTLTTTAGSPYSVLVTVVDDQGASFTQPYSLVIDGPLAISPASVPQAALGSVYSQQLIGSGGSGVGYVFSAVGLPAGLSINAAGLITGTPNGVVGAFNFDVTVTDSLGADLSQSYSITVNPALAITPSTIPNAIVGSLYSHQLTATGGSGVGYVFTAASLPAGLSIDAAGLITGTPTDNSGSPYTVDVTVVDDQGASFTQQYTLTVELALAITPASVPQAALGSAYSQQLTATGGSGSGYTFTAANLPSGLSIDAAGLITGTPDGVVGAFNFDVTVTDSLGADLTQSYSITVNPALAITPGTLPQAALGSLYAPQLTATGGSGVGYVFSAVGLPAGLSIDASGLITGTPTDNSASPYLVDVTVVDDQGASFTHQYSIVVNAALAVTPGSVPQAALGSAYSQQLTASGGSGSGYMFTAVNLPAGLSIDADGLITGMPDGVVGVFNFDVTVTDGQGASVVQPYTVTVNAALAITPATLPNPIVGSAYSHQLTATGGSGVGYVFSAVGLPAGLTIDASGLVTGTPTDNSASPYTVDVIVVDDQGASFTQQYIVTVNAALAITPVTVLQAALGSVYSQQLTATGGSGSGYVFSAVGLPTGLSIDASGLITGTPTDNSGSPYTVDVTVTDDLGGSLTQQYSITVNSAIVFGAVSFPPATVGNAFSYQFSAIGGSGSGYTFSSNSALPAGLTLSPDGLLSGTPTDNLGSPYIIDVVVTDGQGASVASGPLSLAVLAAVTITPASLPIPTVGNAYSQQLTATGGSGSGYVFSAVGLPTGLSIDASGLITGTPTTSVGSPFNVIVTVTDSNDATGGGTYTLVVNSAIVVDPAVLSAAYAGVAFSQQFTASGGSGSGYTFAVDSLPAGLTLSASGLLSGTPTSTSGSPFSFLVTTTDGNGASTSQSFVLNISLSSSSTGLMTSGSPGIWGQSVTFTAWVQSGGPVVATPTGTITFMDGSNVLEVVPIYGGAAYLNTLALAPGSHNITAVYSGDALFQGSTSSIVVQAVKIEAATTFTSSSTTPNYGQAVVFTLTIASQDSLVPTGLVGFYDGDTLIGTAQVDPTGAAFITVSDLSVGAHSIKAIYAGDTYFLAVASQTIDIGVTQNQSTAGNVVSSAPQIFYGQTVTLTASFAADSGGSPMTGTVAFYDGDTYLGSTSLVPFSPNTATQPGFASQTIPLVYGRATLPNVSLSVGSHVILAVYSGDANYASASTVSPASVAVSPAQTSTSLTANTLADGATILTATVVATTPGNPPIAGSVAFYDGDALLGTVPVNAGAASLNIGTLSSGSHVLKAVYSGGGTTSASNASLVINSSGPQVVGLSRYGFHYSATTLILNFNSPLDPAAAQAVSNYQITGSNGRGIAVSRAVYDASSWTVTLYPSQRLNLHWTYTLVVNGKTPNGLTGASGIPLDGSGQDQPGTNFTTSITWKALAVAGDQPAVVYAGGTAQTTTARFNAYVNNIVRRTQQAAVRLVRSLPVARVAAARPPVAPKAVVARPVAARIVAKVWRGGR; this is translated from the coding sequence TTGAATATAGACCTGCTCGAGGACCGCCTCGCGCCGGCCGTGTTCCCGGTGATCAGCGCCTTGGACGCGGGACCGGGCACGCTTCGGCAAGCGATTCTCGACGCTTCGGGCAACGCGGAGGCGGACACGATCGTGTTCGACCCGTCGCTTGCCGGCCAGACGATCACCCTCACCAGCAACAGCGCCAACTCGGCCTTCGGCCCGACGGCCCTGACCATCGTCAACGACGACATTACGATCGACGGGTCGGCCGCCCCGATGCTGACGATCAGCGGCAACGACGCCCATCGCATCTTCGCCGTGGGGAGCGGCGCCTCGCTGACTCTCCAGAACATCACCCTGACGGGCGGTCGCGCCCAGGGCGGCGATGGCGGATCGAGTGCGCCGGGACCGGGTGGCGGTGGAGCGGCGGGATTGGGCGGTGCGGTCTACGTCTACGCCGGCAACCTAACCCTTGTAAATAGCACACTGACCAGCAATACCGCTCAAGGCGGTGCCGGCGGTGCCGGTAGCATCAGTCCGAATATCGCTGGCGGTGGAGGTGGTGTTGGCGGAAGCGGCGGATCAGGCACGTTATTGAATGTGGGTGGCGGCGGTGGCGTGGGTGGCCCGGGCGGTTCCATGATCGGGATTGGCCCGGGCGGTGCCAATGAGAATGGAGACCAGGCCGCATCCGGCAACGGAACACTCGGCGGCGGCGGGGCGGGAGGAACCGTCGGCGGCGATGGTCTCGCGCTGAGCAGCGGCGGCTTCGGCGGCGGCGGCGGCGGCGGCTCCGGCGGTGCCGGTGGTGCCGCCGGCTTCGGTGGCGGTGGCGGCGGCGGCACGAGTTCGGGTGGTGTGGGCGGCTTCGGCGGTGGCGGCGGCGGCGGCACGAGTTCGGGTGGCGTCGGCGGCTTCGGCGGCGGCGCTGGCGCTCTCGGCGGCGGCGGCGGTGGCGGTGCCGGCATGGGCGGCGCGATATTCGCCAACGGCGGCGTCGTCACCATTGAGAACTCGACGTTTACCGCCAATTTCGCCATCGGCGGCGCAGCGGGTGTCGGCGGAACCCCGGCAGCCGGATTGGGTTACGGCGGAGCCCTCTTCGGCTACAACAGCACGATCACCGTCAACAGCACGACCATCTCAGCGAACTCGGCCACAGCCGGCACGGGGATTTTCAACCTCGGCGACGGCACGACCGCGACGATCGTGCTCAACAATTCCATCGTTGGGCAGGCGGCCAGCGTCGGCCCCGACTTCATCGGAGACACGACCAATTCCGGCACCAACACGAGCAGCGGCGTCGGAAACCTGATTCGATCGGCGGTTGGATTCGGCGGAACCATCGCCGAGACCGCCGACCCCGAACTCGGAGTCCTGGCCGCCAACGGCGGCCCGACCATGACGATGCTCCCGAGCGGCACCAGCCCTGTGCTCGCGGGGGGCGACGTCGCAGCCAACACCCTGCTCACTGACCAGCGGGGACTGGCTCGCGTGTACGCCGGGGTCATCGACATCGGAGCGGTGCAAGCGACCCAGGCCATTGCTCCGGTCATCACCACCGCTGACAACGCCTCGTTCGCGACTGGCAGCCCGGGGACGTTCACGATCATCGCCACGGCCTCCCCGGACGCCACGATCACCTACACGGGGGCCTTGCCCACCGGTCTGAGCTTCATCGACAACGGCGACGGCTCGGCGTCGCTGGTCGGTACACCGGCCGCCGGCCAGGTGGGGGTGTACAATCTCGTTGTCACGGCTGCCAATGGAGCCTTGCCCGACGCCATTCAGAACTTCACGTTGACGGTCAGCCCGGCGATCACGCTCACCCCGAGCACCTTGCCGGCCGCGGCCGTCGACAGCGCGTACAGCCAGCTATTGACGGCGTCCGGCGGGTCGGGAAGCGGCTACGTCTTCTCGGCGACCGGGCTTCCCGACGGGTTGTCGATCGACGCCAACGGCTTGATCACCGGCACGCCCACGACCACCACGGGCTCTCCGTTCAGCTTCGACGTCGAGGTTACGGACAACGCCTCGACATTCACCATGTCATTCACCCTCGCCGTCAACCCGGCGCTGGCGATCACCCCCGGAACCGTGCCTCAGGCGGCCCTGGGGAGCCTGTACAACCAGCAGTTGACGGCGACGGGTGGCTCTGGAGTCGGCTACGTGTTCTCGGCCTCGGGTCTTCCCGCCGGTCTGTCGATCGACGCGTCCGGCCTGATCACCGGCACGCCCACGGACAACTCCGCCTCGCCGTACACAGTCGACGTCACCGTCACCGACGACAGCGGGGCTTCCACGGTCCAGTCGTACACACTGACGGTCAACCTGGCGTTGGCGATCACCCCCGGAACCGTGCCTCAGGCGGCCCTTGGAAGCGCATACAGCCAGCAGTTGACGGCGACGGGCGGCTCGGGAGTCGGCTACGTGTTCTCGGCCTCGGGCCTTCCCGCCGGTCTGTCGATCGACGCCGCCGGTCTGATCACCGGCACGCCCACGGACAACTCCGCCTCGCCGTACACAGTCGACGTCACCGTCGTCGACGACCAGGGTGCGAGCTTCACTCACCAGTACTCGATCGTCGTCAACCAGGCGCTGGCGATCACGCCGGCCGCCGTGCCTCAGGCGGCTCTCGGCAGCGTCTACAGCCAGCAGTTGACGGCGACGGGCGGCTCGGGAGTCGGCTACGTGTTCTCGGCCTCGGGGCTTCCCGCCGGGCTGGAGATCGACGCCGCCGGCCTGATCACCGGCACGCCCACGACCAACGCGGGGTCGCCCTACACGGTCGACGTCACGGTCGTCGACAACAACGGGGCGAGCTTCACCCAGCAGTACTCGATCGTCGTCAACCAGGCGCTGGCGATCACGCCGGCCGCCGTGCCTCAGGCGGCTCTCGGCAGCGTCTACAGCCAGCAGTTGACGGCGTCGGGCGGCTCGGGAGTCGGCTACGTGTTCTCGGCCTCGGGTCTTCCCGCCGGTCTGTCGATCGACGCGAACGGCCTGATCACCGGCACGCCCACGACCAACGCCGCCTCGCCGTATACGGTCGACGTCACCGTCGTCGACGATCAGGGGGCGAGCTTCACTCACCAGTACTCGATCGTGGTCAACGCGGCGCTGGCGATCACGCCGGCCATGGTCCCCAACCCGACCGTCGGCAGCGCGTACAGCCAGCAGTTGACGGCCACGGGTGGTTCGGGCGTCGGCTACGTGTTCTCGTCCGTGAACCTGCCCACGGGTCTGTCGATCGACGCGGCCGGCTTGATCACCGGCACGCCCACGACCAACGCGGGGTCGCCGTTTACGGTCGACGTCACCGTCGTCGACGATCAGGGGGCGAGCTTCAGCCAGCAGTATCTCGTCACGGTCAACGCGGCATTGGCGGTCACCCCCGGAACCGTGGCGCAGGCGGCTCTTGGGAGCGCGTACAGCCAGCAGTTGACGGCGACGGGTGGCTCTGGAGTCGGCTACGTGTTCTCGGCCGTGGGTCTTCCCACCGGGCTGGAGATCGACGCGAACGGCCTGATCACCGGCACGCCCACGACCAACGCGGGGTCGCCCTACACGGTCGACGTCACGGTCGTCGACAACAACGGGGCGAGCTTCACCCAGCAGTACTCGATCGTGGTCAACGCGGCGCTGGCGGTCACCCCCGTCACCGTGGCGCAGGCGGCCCTTGGGAGCGCGTACAGCCAGCAGTTGACGGCGTCGGGTGGCTCTGGAGTCGGCTACGTGTTCTCGGCCTCGGGTCTTCCCGCCGGTCTGTCGATCGACGCGTCCGGCCTGATCACCGGCACGCCCACCGACAACTCCGCGTCGCCGTACCTCGTCGACGTGACCGTCGTCGACGACCAGGGCGCGAGCTTCACTCACCAGTACTCGATCGTCGTCAACCAGGCGCTGGCGGTCACGCCGTTGACGCTTCCCAACCCGACCGTCGGCAGCGTGTACAGCCAGCAGTTGACGGCGACGGGTGGCTCTGGAGTCGGCTACGTGTTCTCGGCCTCGGGTCTTCCCACTGGCCTGGAGATCGACGCGTCCGGCCTGATCACCGGCACGCTCACGACCACTGCGGGCTCGCCCTATAGCGTGCTCGTCACCGTCGTCGACGACCAGGGCGCGAGTTTCACCCAGCCGTATTCGCTCGTGATCGATGGGCCCCTCGCGATCAGCCCGGCCAGCGTGCCGCAGGCGGCTCTAGGCAGCGTCTACAGCCAGCAGTTGATCGGTTCCGGCGGCTCTGGAGTCGGCTACGTGTTCTCGGCCGTGGGTCTTCCCGCCGGGTTGTCGATCAACGCCGCAGGCCTGATCACCGGCACGCCTAACGGCGTGGTCGGCGCCTTCAATTTCGACGTCACGGTCACCGACAGCCTGGGCGCGGACCTCAGCCAATCCTACTCGATCACCGTCAACCCGGCCCTGGCGATCACGCCGTCCACGATCCCCAATGCGATCGTCGGCAGCTTGTACAGCCATCAGTTGACGGCGACGGGTGGCTCTGGAGTCGGCTACGTGTTCACGGCCGCGAGCCTGCCCGCGGGTCTGTCGATCGACGCGGCCGGCCTGATCACCGGCACGCCCACGGACAACTCGGGCTCGCCCTACACGGTCGACGTCACCGTCGTCGACGACCAGGGGGCGAGCTTCACCCAGCAGTACACCCTCACGGTCGAACTGGCCCTGGCGATCACCCCGGCCAGCGTGCCGCAGGCGGCTCTGGGGAGCGCCTACAGCCAGCAATTGACGGCGACCGGCGGTTCGGGATCGGGCTATACGTTCACGGCCGCGAACCTGCCCTCGGGGTTGTCGATCGACGCCGCCGGCTTGATCACCGGCACGCCCGACGGCGTGGTCGGCGCCTTCAATTTCGACGTCACGGTCACCGACAGCCTGGGCGCGGACCTCACCCAATCCTACTCGATCACCGTCAACCCGGCGCTCGCGATCACGCCGGGGACGCTGCCGCAGGCGGCCCTGGGAAGCCTTTACGCCCCACAACTGACGGCCACGGGTGGCTCTGGGGTCGGCTACGTGTTCTCGGCCGTGGGTCTTCCCGCCGGGCTGTCGATCGACGCGTCCGGCCTGATCACCGGCACGCCCACCGACAACTCCGCGTCGCCGTACCTCGTCGACGTGACCGTCGTCGACGACCAGGGCGCGAGCTTCACTCACCAGTACTCGATCGTGGTCAACGCGGCGTTGGCGGTCACGCCCGGCTCCGTGCCGCAGGCGGCCTTGGGGAGCGCGTACAGCCAGCAGTTGACGGCGTCGGGTGGTTCGGGCTCGGGTTACATGTTCACGGCCGTCAACCTGCCCGCCGGGCTGTCGATCGACGCCGACGGCCTGATCACCGGCATGCCCGACGGCGTGGTCGGCGTCTTCAATTTCGACGTCACGGTCACCGACGGCCAGGGGGCGAGCGTCGTCCAGCCGTACACCGTCACGGTCAACGCGGCGCTGGCGATCACGCCGGCCACGCTCCCCAACCCGATTGTCGGCAGCGCATACAGCCATCAGTTGACGGCGACGGGCGGATCTGGAGTTGGCTACGTGTTCTCGGCCGTGGGGCTTCCCGCTGGGCTGACGATCGACGCGTCCGGCCTGGTCACCGGCACGCCCACGGACAACTCCGCTTCGCCCTACACCGTGGACGTCATCGTCGTCGACGACCAGGGCGCGAGCTTCACCCAGCAGTACATCGTCACGGTCAATGCGGCCCTGGCGATCACCCCCGTCACCGTACTGCAGGCGGCTCTCGGCAGCGTCTACAGCCAGCAGTTGACGGCCACGGGTGGTTCGGGCTCGGGCTACGTGTTCTCGGCCGTGGGCCTTCCCACCGGTCTGTCGATCGACGCGTCCGGTCTGATCACCGGCACGCCGACGGACAACTCGGGTTCGCCCTACACCGTGGACGTCACCGTCACCGACGACCTGGGCGGATCGCTCACCCAGCAGTACTCGATCACCGTCAATTCGGCGATCGTCTTCGGCGCCGTGAGCTTCCCGCCGGCGACGGTGGGCAATGCGTTCAGTTACCAGTTCTCCGCGATCGGCGGCTCGGGTTCGGGCTACACGTTCAGCTCGAATTCCGCCCTACCGGCCGGCTTGACCCTGAGCCCGGACGGTCTGCTCTCCGGCACGCCCACCGACAACTTGGGGTCGCCCTATATCATCGACGTCGTCGTCACCGATGGTCAGGGCGCCTCGGTCGCCTCCGGACCTCTTTCGTTGGCGGTTCTGGCCGCGGTCACGATCACCCCGGCGAGCCTGCCGATCCCCACCGTCGGCAACGCTTACAGCCAGCAGTTGACGGCCACGGGTGGTTCGGGCTCGGGCTACGTGTTCTCGGCCGTGGGCCTTCCCACCGGGCTGTCGATCGACGCGTCCGGTCTGATCACCGGCACGCCGACCACCAGCGTCGGCTCGCCTTTCAACGTGATCGTGACGGTGACGGATAGTAACGATGCCACGGGCGGCGGAACGTACACGCTCGTCGTCAACTCGGCGATCGTCGTCGACCCGGCCGTTCTCTCCGCGGCATACGCCGGCGTCGCCTTCAGTCAGCAGTTCACGGCGTCGGGCGGTTCGGGGTCGGGCTACACGTTCGCGGTCGACAGTCTGCCGGCGGGACTCACGCTCAGCGCGAGCGGACTTCTGAGCGGGACGCCGACTTCCACGTCCGGATCGCCCTTCTCTTTCCTCGTGACGACCACTGACGGCAACGGTGCGAGCACCAGCCAGTCGTTCGTCCTCAACATCAGCCTCTCCAGCAGCTCGACCGGCTTGATGACCTCGGGGTCGCCCGGCATCTGGGGGCAGTCGGTGACCTTCACCGCCTGGGTTCAGTCGGGTGGCCCGGTCGTGGCGACGCCCACCGGTACGATCACGTTCATGGACGGCTCGAACGTCCTTGAAGTCGTGCCGATCTACGGCGGAGCCGCCTACCTGAACACCTTGGCCCTCGCGCCTGGCTCGCACAACATCACCGCCGTCTACAGCGGCGACGCCCTGTTCCAGGGGAGCACGTCGTCCATCGTCGTGCAGGCGGTGAAGATCGAGGCCGCGACGACTTTCACGTCGTCGTCCACCACGCCGAACTACGGCCAGGCCGTCGTCTTCACGCTGACCATCGCGTCGCAGGATTCGCTGGTTCCTACCGGACTGGTCGGCTTCTATGACGGCGATACCCTGATCGGCACCGCGCAGGTCGACCCGACCGGCGCGGCTTTCATCACCGTCTCCGACCTCAGCGTCGGGGCGCATTCGATCAAGGCGATCTACGCCGGCGATACTTACTTCCTGGCGGTGGCGTCTCAGACGATCGATATCGGGGTAACCCAGAACCAGTCGACCGCTGGCAACGTCGTCTCGTCCGCACCGCAGATCTTCTACGGACAGACGGTGACTCTGACCGCCTCGTTCGCCGCGGATTCGGGAGGCTCCCCGATGACCGGTACGGTCGCCTTCTACGACGGCGATACGTACCTCGGATCGACGAGCCTGGTTCCGTTCTCTCCCAACACCGCGACTCAGCCAGGGTTCGCGTCCCAGACCATCCCGCTCGTCTACGGTCGAGCAACCCTGCCGAACGTCAGTCTCTCCGTCGGCAGCCACGTCATCCTGGCGGTCTACTCGGGCGACGCCAACTACGCCTCGGCCAGCACGGTCTCCCCGGCCTCGGTCGCGGTCTCCCCGGCCCAGACGAGCACGTCCCTCACCGCGAACACCCTGGCCGACGGAGCGACGATCCTGACCGCCACGGTGGTCGCCACCACCCCCGGCAATCCGCCGATCGCCGGTTCGGTCGCTTTCTACGACGGCGACGCGCTGCTCGGGACGGTGCCGGTGAACGCCGGCGCGGCGAGCCTGAACATCGGGACGCTTTCGAGCGGCTCGCACGTTCTCAAAGCGGTGTATTCGGGAGGCGGCACGACTTCGGCCAGCAACGCCTCGCTGGTCATCAACTCGTCCGGTCCCCAGGTGGTGGGGCTCAGCCGATACGGTTTCCACTACTCGGCCACGACACTGATCCTGAATTTCAACAGCCCACTTGATCCGGCCGCCGCGCAAGCGGTCTCGAACTACCAGATCACGGGGAGCAATGGCCGTGGGATCGCGGTGTCGCGGGCCGTCTACGACGCGTCGTCGTGGACGGTGACGCTGTACCCGTCGCAGAGGTTGAACCTGCACTGGACTTACACGCTGGTCGTCAACGGCAAGACGCCGAACGGCCTGACGGGCGCTTCGGGCATTCCGCTCGACGGCTCTGGGCAAGACCAGCCGGGCACCAACTTCACGACGAGCATCACCTGGAAAGCCCTGGCGGTCGCTGGCGACCAGCCGGCGGTCGTTTACGCTGGTGGAACCGCTCAGACCACCACGGCACGGTTCAACGCCTACGTCAACAACATCGTCCGACGGACCCAGCAAGCGGCGGTGCGGCTGGTCCGCTCTCTGCCGGTGGCCCGCGTCGCCGCCGCACGGCCGCCGGTGGCTCCCAAGGCCGTCGTCGCACGGCCGGTGGCGGCCCGTATCGTCGCCAAGGTGTGGCGAGGCGGGCGCTAA
- a CDS encoding Gfo/Idh/MocA family protein translates to MKPLRVGVVGVGHLGQHHARILASLPNVELVAVADSRPEQAQAVAAKVGTRAVDDYRELIDQVDAVSVAVPTVLHREVAGAFLSRGIAAMVEKPLAGSLAEAEQLVALSRSTGAVLQVGHIERFNPALSVLQDAPIRPRYLTAERLSIYTFRSTDIGVVFDLMIHDIDIVLSLISAPVRSVAAVGASLFGDHEDVANARIEFEDGTVANLTASRASEAATRKMRIWGAEGYVSLDFAAKQATVVRPSDAFLAGQLDLEGVDLSQAAEIKEHLFGKVLRVDKLQTTGREPLALELEDFVAAVRGDSRPRVSGEDALRAVRVADQILRSLDAHRWDGDNASVAPLSHASEAASVLRGPHALRLNKSAAVRKHSER, encoded by the coding sequence ATGAAACCGCTGCGCGTCGGAGTCGTCGGGGTCGGCCATCTCGGCCAGCATCACGCCCGGATCTTGGCCTCGCTGCCGAACGTCGAGCTGGTGGCGGTGGCCGATTCGCGCCCCGAGCAGGCCCAGGCGGTCGCCGCCAAAGTCGGGACCCGAGCGGTCGACGATTATCGCGAGTTGATCGATCAGGTCGACGCCGTCTCGGTGGCCGTCCCCACAGTGCTTCACCGCGAAGTCGCCGGCGCGTTCCTCTCGCGAGGGATCGCCGCGATGGTCGAGAAGCCGCTGGCCGGCTCGCTCGCCGAGGCCGAGCAACTCGTCGCCCTCAGCCGGTCGACCGGCGCGGTCCTTCAGGTCGGGCACATCGAGCGGTTCAACCCCGCGCTTTCGGTCCTCCAAGACGCGCCGATCCGTCCCAGGTATCTGACCGCCGAACGGCTCTCGATCTACACGTTCCGCTCGACCGACATAGGCGTCGTCTTCGACCTGATGATCCATGACATCGATATCGTGCTGAGTCTGATCTCGGCCCCTGTGCGGTCGGTCGCCGCCGTCGGTGCCAGTCTGTTCGGCGATCACGAAGACGTGGCCAACGCCCGGATCGAGTTCGAGGACGGCACGGTCGCCAACCTGACGGCCAGCCGGGCGAGCGAAGCGGCGACGCGGAAGATGCGGATCTGGGGTGCCGAGGGCTACGTCTCGCTCGACTTCGCCGCCAAGCAGGCGACCGTGGTCAGGCCCTCGGATGCCTTCCTGGCCGGTCAGCTTGATCTCGAAGGGGTCGACCTTTCCCAGGCCGCTGAGATCAAGGAACACCTGTTCGGTAAGGTCCTCCGCGTCGACAAGCTCCAAACGACCGGCCGCGAGCCCCTGGCCCTCGAACTCGAAGACTTCGTTGCGGCCGTGCGCGGCGACTCCCGCCCCCGCGTCTCTGGCGAGGACGCCCTCCGCGCCGTCCGGGTCGCCGATCAGATCCTCCGCAGCCTCGACGCCCACCGCTGGGACGGCGACAACGCATCGGTCGCCCCCCTCTCGCACGCCTCCGAAGCCGCATCGGTCCTCCGTGGCCCCCACGCCCTGCGGCTCAACAAGTCCGCCGCCGTTCGTAAGCATTCCGAGCGTTGA